In one window of Henckelia pumila isolate YLH828 chromosome 1, ASM3356847v2, whole genome shotgun sequence DNA:
- the LOC140878790 gene encoding uncharacterized protein isoform X3 → MMVVLFAEEMFCWLLHTLMMNLSLDRVEPIGGNVNVFKRIGPCFCSFFAPTINHLISDGHNLHVLCMSTGDAEGQGNIRKEELYLASAILRIPIEQVKIVDHPDLQDGFGKMWNWNLLADIIDEETRAHSIDLIITFDDYGVSGHCNHRDVHQGVWKLLRNTSGRHIEVWELVSIGIARKYSGTVDIWLSILLSRYQQNGQSQCLLNQDPLKSYSAMAQHSSQWVWFRKLFVLFSSYTYVNTLKRLDK, encoded by the exons ATGATG GTGGTGTTATTCGCAGAAGAAATGTTTTGCTGGTTATTGCACACCCTGATGATGAATCTAT CTTTGGATAGAGTCGAGCCAATTGGTGGCAACGTCAACGTATTTAAACGAATTGGACCGTGCTTCTGCAGTTTCTTTGCTCCGACAATCAATCACCTGATTTCTGACGGGCATAACCTTCATGTGCTATGCATGTCAACTG GTGATGCTGAGGGACAGGGGAACATCAGAAAAGAAGAACTTTATCTCGCCTCTGCCATACTCAGG ATTCCAATTGAGCAAGTTAAGATCGTAGACCATCCAGATTTGCAG GATGGCTTTGGTAAAATGTGGAACTGGAATCTTTTGGCAGACATTATTGATGAGGAAACTCGTGCACACTCTATTGACTTG ATCATTACATTTGATGATTATGGTGTCTCTGGTCATTGCAACCACCGTGACGTGCATCAAGGAGTATG GAAATTATTGCGTAACACCTCAGGAAGACATATCGAAGTATGGGAACTT gTAAGCATTGGCATAGCACGCAAGTATAGTGGAACAGTCGACATCTGGTTATCCATCTTACTCTCCAGGTACCAACAAAATGGACAATCTCAATGCTTGCTCAACCAAGATCCCCTTAAAAGCTACTCAGCTATGGCACAACATTCAAGCCAATGGGTTTG GTTCCGAAAGCTTTTTGTATTGTTTTCTAGCTATACGTATGTTAACACGCTCAAGAGACTCGACAAGTAG
- the LOC140878790 gene encoding uncharacterized protein isoform X4 produces the protein MAWLVILSSIVVLWVASICKILHRSLFASKVVLFAEEMFCWLLHTLMMNLCDAEGQGNIRKEELYLASAILRIPIEQVKIVDHPDLQDGFGKMWNWNLLADIIDEETRAHSIDLIITFDDYGVSGHCNHRDVHQGVWKLLRNTSGRHIEVWELVSIGIARKYSGTVDIWLSILLSRYQQNGQSQCLLNQDPLKSYSAMAQHSSQWVWFRKLFVLFSSYTYVNTLKRLDK, from the exons ATGGCGTGGTTGGTGATTCTATCATCGATAGTGGTGCTCTGGGTTGCTTCTATTTGCAAAATTCTGCACAGATCTCTTTTCGCCTCCAAG GTGGTGTTATTCGCAGAAGAAATGTTTTGCTGGTTATTGCACACCCTGATGATGAATCTAT GTGATGCTGAGGGACAGGGGAACATCAGAAAAGAAGAACTTTATCTCGCCTCTGCCATACTCAGG ATTCCAATTGAGCAAGTTAAGATCGTAGACCATCCAGATTTGCAG GATGGCTTTGGTAAAATGTGGAACTGGAATCTTTTGGCAGACATTATTGATGAGGAAACTCGTGCACACTCTATTGACTTG ATCATTACATTTGATGATTATGGTGTCTCTGGTCATTGCAACCACCGTGACGTGCATCAAGGAGTATG GAAATTATTGCGTAACACCTCAGGAAGACATATCGAAGTATGGGAACTT gTAAGCATTGGCATAGCACGCAAGTATAGTGGAACAGTCGACATCTGGTTATCCATCTTACTCTCCAGGTACCAACAAAATGGACAATCTCAATGCTTGCTCAACCAAGATCCCCTTAAAAGCTACTCAGCTATGGCACAACATTCAAGCCAATGGGTTTG GTTCCGAAAGCTTTTTGTATTGTTTTCTAGCTATACGTATGTTAACACGCTCAAGAGACTCGACAAGTAG
- the LOC140878790 gene encoding uncharacterized protein isoform X1, translated as MAWLVILSSIVVLWVASICKILHRSLFASKVVLFAEEMFCWLLHTLMMNLSLDRVEPIGGNVNVFKRIGPCFCSFFAPTINHLISDGHNLHVLCMSTGDAEGQGNIRKEELYLASAILRIPIEQVKIVDHPDLQDGFGKMWNWNLLADIIDEETRAHSIDLIITFDDYGVSGHCNHRDVHQGVWKLLRNTSGRHIEVWELVSIGIARKYSGTVDIWLSILLSRYQQNGQSQCLLNQDPLKSYSAMAQHSSQWVWFRKLFVLFSSYTYVNTLKRLDK; from the exons ATGGCGTGGTTGGTGATTCTATCATCGATAGTGGTGCTCTGGGTTGCTTCTATTTGCAAAATTCTGCACAGATCTCTTTTCGCCTCCAAG GTGGTGTTATTCGCAGAAGAAATGTTTTGCTGGTTATTGCACACCCTGATGATGAATCTAT CTTTGGATAGAGTCGAGCCAATTGGTGGCAACGTCAACGTATTTAAACGAATTGGACCGTGCTTCTGCAGTTTCTTTGCTCCGACAATCAATCACCTGATTTCTGACGGGCATAACCTTCATGTGCTATGCATGTCAACTG GTGATGCTGAGGGACAGGGGAACATCAGAAAAGAAGAACTTTATCTCGCCTCTGCCATACTCAGG ATTCCAATTGAGCAAGTTAAGATCGTAGACCATCCAGATTTGCAG GATGGCTTTGGTAAAATGTGGAACTGGAATCTTTTGGCAGACATTATTGATGAGGAAACTCGTGCACACTCTATTGACTTG ATCATTACATTTGATGATTATGGTGTCTCTGGTCATTGCAACCACCGTGACGTGCATCAAGGAGTATG GAAATTATTGCGTAACACCTCAGGAAGACATATCGAAGTATGGGAACTT gTAAGCATTGGCATAGCACGCAAGTATAGTGGAACAGTCGACATCTGGTTATCCATCTTACTCTCCAGGTACCAACAAAATGGACAATCTCAATGCTTGCTCAACCAAGATCCCCTTAAAAGCTACTCAGCTATGGCACAACATTCAAGCCAATGGGTTTG GTTCCGAAAGCTTTTTGTATTGTTTTCTAGCTATACGTATGTTAACACGCTCAAGAGACTCGACAAGTAG
- the LOC140878790 gene encoding uncharacterized protein isoform X2, translated as MAWLVILSSIVVLWVASICKILHRSLFASKVTFLNDGGVIRRRNVLLVIAHPDDESIFFAPTINHLISDGHNLHVLCMSTGDAEGQGNIRKEELYLASAILRIPIEQVKIVDHPDLQDGFGKMWNWNLLADIIDEETRAHSIDLIITFDDYGVSGHCNHRDVHQGVWKLLRNTSGRHIEVWELVSIGIARKYSGTVDIWLSILLSRYQQNGQSQCLLNQDPLKSYSAMAQHSSQWVWFRKLFVLFSSYTYVNTLKRLDK; from the exons ATGGCGTGGTTGGTGATTCTATCATCGATAGTGGTGCTCTGGGTTGCTTCTATTTGCAAAATTCTGCACAGATCTCTTTTCGCCTCCAAGGTTACATTTTTAAATGATG GTGGTGTTATTCGCAGAAGAAATGTTTTGCTGGTTATTGCACACCCTGATGATGAATCTAT TTTCTTTGCTCCGACAATCAATCACCTGATTTCTGACGGGCATAACCTTCATGTGCTATGCATGTCAACTG GTGATGCTGAGGGACAGGGGAACATCAGAAAAGAAGAACTTTATCTCGCCTCTGCCATACTCAGG ATTCCAATTGAGCAAGTTAAGATCGTAGACCATCCAGATTTGCAG GATGGCTTTGGTAAAATGTGGAACTGGAATCTTTTGGCAGACATTATTGATGAGGAAACTCGTGCACACTCTATTGACTTG ATCATTACATTTGATGATTATGGTGTCTCTGGTCATTGCAACCACCGTGACGTGCATCAAGGAGTATG GAAATTATTGCGTAACACCTCAGGAAGACATATCGAAGTATGGGAACTT gTAAGCATTGGCATAGCACGCAAGTATAGTGGAACAGTCGACATCTGGTTATCCATCTTACTCTCCAGGTACCAACAAAATGGACAATCTCAATGCTTGCTCAACCAAGATCCCCTTAAAAGCTACTCAGCTATGGCACAACATTCAAGCCAATGGGTTTG GTTCCGAAAGCTTTTTGTATTGTTTTCTAGCTATACGTATGTTAACACGCTCAAGAGACTCGACAAGTAG
- the LOC140878790 gene encoding uncharacterized protein isoform X5 encodes MMVVLFAEEMFCWLLHTLMMNLCDAEGQGNIRKEELYLASAILRIPIEQVKIVDHPDLQDGFGKMWNWNLLADIIDEETRAHSIDLIITFDDYGVSGHCNHRDVHQGVWKLLRNTSGRHIEVWELVSIGIARKYSGTVDIWLSILLSRYQQNGQSQCLLNQDPLKSYSAMAQHSSQWVWFRKLFVLFSSYTYVNTLKRLDK; translated from the exons ATGATG GTGGTGTTATTCGCAGAAGAAATGTTTTGCTGGTTATTGCACACCCTGATGATGAATCTAT GTGATGCTGAGGGACAGGGGAACATCAGAAAAGAAGAACTTTATCTCGCCTCTGCCATACTCAGG ATTCCAATTGAGCAAGTTAAGATCGTAGACCATCCAGATTTGCAG GATGGCTTTGGTAAAATGTGGAACTGGAATCTTTTGGCAGACATTATTGATGAGGAAACTCGTGCACACTCTATTGACTTG ATCATTACATTTGATGATTATGGTGTCTCTGGTCATTGCAACCACCGTGACGTGCATCAAGGAGTATG GAAATTATTGCGTAACACCTCAGGAAGACATATCGAAGTATGGGAACTT gTAAGCATTGGCATAGCACGCAAGTATAGTGGAACAGTCGACATCTGGTTATCCATCTTACTCTCCAGGTACCAACAAAATGGACAATCTCAATGCTTGCTCAACCAAGATCCCCTTAAAAGCTACTCAGCTATGGCACAACATTCAAGCCAATGGGTTTG GTTCCGAAAGCTTTTTGTATTGTTTTCTAGCTATACGTATGTTAACACGCTCAAGAGACTCGACAAGTAG
- the LOC140878790 gene encoding uncharacterized protein isoform X6, translating to MSTGDAEGQGNIRKEELYLASAILRIPIEQVKIVDHPDLQDGFGKMWNWNLLADIIDEETRAHSIDLIITFDDYGVSGHCNHRDVHQGVWKLLRNTSGRHIEVWELVSIGIARKYSGTVDIWLSILLSRYQQNGQSQCLLNQDPLKSYSAMAQHSSQWVWFRKLFVLFSSYTYVNTLKRLDK from the exons ATGTCAACTG GTGATGCTGAGGGACAGGGGAACATCAGAAAAGAAGAACTTTATCTCGCCTCTGCCATACTCAGG ATTCCAATTGAGCAAGTTAAGATCGTAGACCATCCAGATTTGCAG GATGGCTTTGGTAAAATGTGGAACTGGAATCTTTTGGCAGACATTATTGATGAGGAAACTCGTGCACACTCTATTGACTTG ATCATTACATTTGATGATTATGGTGTCTCTGGTCATTGCAACCACCGTGACGTGCATCAAGGAGTATG GAAATTATTGCGTAACACCTCAGGAAGACATATCGAAGTATGGGAACTT gTAAGCATTGGCATAGCACGCAAGTATAGTGGAACAGTCGACATCTGGTTATCCATCTTACTCTCCAGGTACCAACAAAATGGACAATCTCAATGCTTGCTCAACCAAGATCCCCTTAAAAGCTACTCAGCTATGGCACAACATTCAAGCCAATGGGTTTG GTTCCGAAAGCTTTTTGTATTGTTTTCTAGCTATACGTATGTTAACACGCTCAAGAGACTCGACAAGTAG